A genomic region of Aureimonas populi contains the following coding sequences:
- a CDS encoding M3 family oligoendopeptidase gives MPFRTSASEATARVQSLDGPLPEWNLADLYESPDSERIGADLAEAGRRALAFQERFRGKLAQEAASPGGGALAEALAELEALEELLGRLASYAGLLYAGDTASPRNAKFYGDMQGRLTDISARLLFFSLELNGIEDAVVDRAMEANAALAHYRPWIVDLRQDKPFQLEERVEELFLEKSVTGQGAWNRLFDETMTALRFDVDGRTLALEETLNLLQDENRDVRRKASEALTKVFSQNLRLFTLVTNTLAKDKEISDRWRGFSDVADSRHLANRVEREVVDALATAVQASYPAISHRYYALKSRWLGLERLESYDRNAPLPGPKRNDIPWREARETVLSAYAGFSSDMAEIASRFFDRGWIDAGVRPGKSPGAFAHPTVPSAHPYVLVNYMGKQRDVMTLAHELGHGVHQVLAAEQGALMAPTPLTLAETASVFGEMLTFRSLLERTTGKTERRALLASKVEDMINTVVRQIAFYLFERRVHEARREGELTSEEIGRIWREVQAESLGPSIHLGPGYETFWTYVPHFVHSPFYVYAYAFGDCLVNSLYAVYQGSEEGFQEKYFAMLRAGGTKHHSQLLAPFGLDASDPGFWARGLGVIAGLIDELEALED, from the coding sequence ATGCCCTTCCGCACCAGCGCTTCCGAAGCCACGGCCCGAGTCCAGTCCCTAGACGGGCCGCTGCCGGAGTGGAATCTCGCCGACCTCTACGAGAGCCCGGACAGTGAGCGCATCGGCGCCGACCTCGCGGAAGCGGGCCGGCGCGCGCTCGCGTTTCAGGAGCGCTTTCGCGGCAAGCTGGCGCAGGAAGCGGCCAGCCCGGGCGGCGGGGCGCTGGCCGAGGCGCTGGCGGAGCTGGAGGCACTGGAGGAGCTTCTCGGGCGACTGGCCTCCTATGCCGGGCTTCTCTACGCCGGCGACACCGCCTCGCCCCGCAATGCCAAGTTCTACGGGGACATGCAGGGGCGGCTGACCGACATATCCGCGCGGCTCCTGTTCTTCTCGCTGGAGCTGAACGGGATCGAGGACGCGGTCGTCGACCGGGCGATGGAGGCCAACGCCGCGCTGGCCCATTACCGCCCGTGGATCGTGGACCTGCGCCAAGACAAGCCCTTCCAGCTCGAGGAGCGGGTGGAGGAGCTGTTCCTGGAGAAGTCCGTGACGGGCCAGGGCGCGTGGAACCGCCTCTTCGACGAGACGATGACGGCCCTGCGCTTCGATGTGGACGGGCGGACGCTGGCGCTGGAGGAGACGCTGAACCTCCTCCAGGACGAGAATCGCGACGTGAGGCGCAAGGCCTCGGAGGCGCTGACCAAGGTCTTCTCGCAGAACCTGCGGCTCTTCACCCTCGTCACCAACACGCTGGCCAAGGACAAGGAGATCTCCGACCGCTGGCGGGGCTTCTCCGACGTGGCCGATTCGCGCCATTTGGCCAACCGGGTCGAACGTGAGGTGGTCGATGCGCTGGCAACGGCCGTGCAGGCCAGTTATCCGGCCATCTCGCATCGCTACTACGCGTTGAAGAGCCGTTGGCTCGGGCTGGAGCGGCTTGAATCCTACGACCGGAACGCGCCCCTCCCCGGCCCGAAGCGCAACGACATTCCCTGGCGGGAGGCGCGCGAGACGGTGCTTTCGGCCTATGCTGGTTTTTCGAGCGACATGGCGGAGATCGCCAGCCGGTTCTTCGATCGCGGGTGGATCGACGCGGGCGTGCGGCCGGGCAAGTCGCCCGGCGCCTTCGCCCATCCCACCGTGCCCTCCGCGCACCCCTATGTGCTCGTCAACTACATGGGCAAGCAGCGCGACGTGATGACGCTGGCGCACGAGCTGGGCCATGGCGTGCATCAGGTGCTGGCCGCCGAACAGGGCGCGCTGATGGCCCCCACGCCCCTCACGCTGGCCGAGACGGCCTCGGTGTTCGGCGAGATGCTGACCTTCCGCTCGCTGCTGGAGCGGACCACCGGCAAGACCGAGCGCCGCGCGCTCCTGGCCTCCAAGGTGGAGGACATGATCAACACCGTGGTGCGCCAGATCGCCTTCTACCTGTTCGAGCGGCGCGTGCACGAGGCGCGGCGCGAGGGCGAGCTGACCTCCGAGGAGATCGGGCGAATCTGGCGCGAGGTGCAGGCCGAGAGCCTGGGCCCCTCCATCCATCTCGGCCCGGGCTACGAGACGTTCTGGACCTATGTGCCGCATTTCGTGCACTCGCCCTTCTACGTCTATGCCTACGCTTTCGGCGACTGTCTGGTGAACTCTCTCTATGCCGTCTACCAGGGCTCGGAAGAGGGCTTCCAGGAGAAGTATTTCGCCATGCTGCGGGCCGGTGGCACCAAGCACCACTCGCAGCTTCTGGCACCGTTCGGGCTCGACGCGAGCGATCCGGGCTTCTGGGCCAGGGGGCTCGGCGTCATCGCCGGCCTGATCGACGAGCTGGAAGCGCTGGAGGACTAG
- a CDS encoding DUF882 domain-containing protein: MTGRAVRRWAHAAAIAAASLMLVVTSGGTAEAETRTLKLYHVHLREKTEITYKRNGRFLPDGLKKANWALRDWRESKPTDMDPHLLDFLWEIQRRSGTRDYINIIGGYRSPKTNRTLRSRSSGVADNSQHTRGKAIDFFIPDVPLSRVRSIALQLQLGGVGYYPRSGSPFVHIDMGNGRYWPRMNRNELAKIFPQGNTIYLPADGKPLPGYQTALASYNQRRSGASVQMADARSGGPTLLARLFGGGADEAEDEAEAATAPVPRPAAPARRAPAPAPAVQVAAAQPSRPTAPAQLPAGVPMPERNAFDTSARSGARAPVPGAEIPREREVAALDLARVPVPASAPARSAPAVVAAAAEEAPVAGTVSQTLVAALETPAPSAASAGQLAYVPTPSTRPPFEAILQALPVPQAAPAVAAADSEDQPVAMASLEASAPLPVAAPPVPAAQPASEEPSLADGTPVPSALVAALEEAADIAPTDLAAAPMDEPAPSLSGKGGRVLRSEAARAQPAAPRVMDVDEMIGRRIEVASLVTGLEDRALESRPARPRGNMLVVDVPVAGVASGFAPATSVSASDRFSGSAVNFLPMQRLN, from the coding sequence ATGACCGGACGCGCCGTGCGCCGCTGGGCGCACGCAGCCGCCATCGCCGCCGCCAGCCTGATGCTGGTCGTCACCAGCGGCGGCACGGCCGAGGCCGAAACCCGGACATTGAAGCTCTACCACGTACACCTGCGCGAGAAGACCGAGATCACCTACAAGCGCAACGGCCGCTTCCTGCCCGACGGGCTGAAGAAGGCCAACTGGGCCCTGCGCGACTGGCGCGAGAGCAAGCCCACCGACATGGACCCCCATCTGCTGGACTTCCTCTGGGAAATCCAGCGCCGCTCCGGCACGCGCGACTACATCAACATCATCGGCGGCTACCGTTCGCCCAAGACCAACCGGACCCTGCGCTCGCGCTCCAGCGGTGTGGCGGACAACAGCCAGCACACGCGCGGCAAGGCCATCGACTTCTTCATCCCGGACGTGCCCCTCTCTCGCGTTCGCTCCATCGCCCTCCAGTTGCAGCTCGGCGGCGTCGGCTACTATCCGCGCTCCGGCTCGCCTTTCGTCCATATCGACATGGGCAATGGCCGCTACTGGCCGCGCATGAACCGCAACGAGCTGGCCAAGATCTTCCCGCAGGGGAACACGATCTATCTGCCGGCCGACGGCAAGCCCCTGCCGGGCTACCAGACCGCGCTCGCCTCGTACAACCAGCGCCGCAGCGGCGCCTCCGTGCAGATGGCCGATGCGCGCTCCGGCGGGCCCACGCTTCTCGCGCGCCTCTTCGGTGGCGGCGCGGACGAGGCCGAGGACGAGGCGGAAGCGGCCACCGCGCCCGTGCCGAGGCCCGCCGCGCCGGCCCGCCGCGCGCCGGCGCCAGCGCCGGCCGTCCAGGTCGCCGCCGCCCAGCCTTCGCGGCCCACGGCGCCCGCGCAGCTTCCGGCCGGCGTGCCCATGCCCGAGCGCAATGCCTTCGACACCTCCGCACGCAGCGGCGCGCGGGCCCCGGTGCCGGGCGCCGAGATTCCGCGCGAGCGGGAAGTCGCAGCCCTCGACCTTGCCCGTGTGCCCGTTCCCGCCAGCGCCCCGGCCCGGTCCGCGCCGGCCGTCGTTGCCGCCGCCGCCGAGGAAGCGCCCGTCGCCGGAACGGTTTCGCAGACGCTCGTCGCCGCGCTGGAAACGCCGGCGCCGAGCGCAGCCAGCGCCGGCCAGCTCGCCTATGTGCCGACGCCCAGCACGCGCCCGCCCTTCGAGGCCATCCTGCAGGCGTTGCCGGTGCCCCAGGCCGCGCCGGCCGTCGCCGCCGCGGACAGCGAGGACCAGCCCGTCGCCATGGCCTCGCTGGAGGCTTCCGCGCCCCTGCCGGTCGCCGCGCCTCCGGTTCCGGCCGCGCAGCCGGCGTCGGAAGAGCCTTCGCTCGCCGACGGGACACCCGTTCCCTCCGCGCTCGTCGCGGCGCTGGAGGAAGCGGCCGATATCGCCCCCACGGACCTGGCCGCCGCGCCCATGGACGAGCCGGCGCCCTCCCTGTCCGGCAAGGGCGGCCGCGTCCTGAGATCCGAGGCCGCGCGTGCCCAGCCGGCCGCGCCCAGGGTCATGGATGTGGACGAGATGATCGGTCGCCGGATCGAGGTCGCCTCGCTCGTGACGGGCCTGGAAGACCGCGCGCTGGAATCGCGCCCGGCCAGGCCGCGCGGCAACATGCTCGTGGTGGATGTTCCGGTGGCCGGGGTGGCCAGCGGCTTCGCGCCGGCCACAAGTGTTTCGGCCAGCGATCGCTTCAGCGGATCGGCGGTCAACTTCCTGCCGATGCAAAGGCTCAATTGA